One window from the genome of Oryza glaberrima chromosome 3, OglaRS2, whole genome shotgun sequence encodes:
- the LOC127768415 gene encoding protein RBL, with protein MNVPIVDPLQGDFPETIEEFLQYGSMKCIAFNRRGTLLAAGCANGTCVIWDFETRGIARELHDKDCTAPITSVAWSKYGHHLLASATDKSLTLWHVVNEKKIARITLQQTPLSVRLHPGGPSTPSICLACPLSSAPILVDLNTGSTTVLPAFLSDNGNLPAPNTRNKFSDGSPPFTPTAATFDKYGDLIYVGNSKGEILIIDSKSIKVHAVIPIPGGTVVKDIVFSRDGRYLLTNSNDRVIRVYDNLLPVKGSGEEIEKISSNNISYESHYEKLKANGASCLAISCELLDAIAKIPWKAPCFSGDSEWIVGASASKGEHRLCIWNRSGRLVKILEGPKEALIDIAWHPVDPTIVSVSVAGLAYIWAKEHVENWSAFAPDFVELEENEEYVEREDEFDLNAYVEKAEEQLVNEDEYVDIETYDKNSTFSDLDDSSSTTMELIYLAAIPIPDTPDEQPDKCLGSSSKLEDSNHSDSPSSLDAVQNGQAIPPASSPMEVDNSTAEEPAEAANSKRRRRLSAKGLELQQAEKGKKPTTKNKSNGKSPGSNGKQLEPANGNSSAVDDEATEDDEI; from the exons atGAACGTCCCTATAGTCG ATCCTTTGCAGGGGGATTTCCCTGAGACGATTGAGGAGTTCTTGCAGTATGGGAGTATGAAATGCATAGCATTCAACCGCAGAGGAACTCTCCTTGCTG ctggaTGTGCAAATGGTACCTGTGTTATCTGGGACTTTGAAACAAGGGGGATTGCAAGAGAACTGCATGATAAAGATTGTACTGCACCTATAACAAGTGTGGCCTGGTCTAAATATGGTCACCATTTGCTCGCCTCTGCTACTGACAAGTCATTGACACTTTGGCATGTggtaaatgagaaaaaaattgccCGCATTACTCTTCAGCAGACTCCGTTAAGTGTCCGTCTTCATCCTGGTGGTCCATCTACCCCATCTATTTGTTTGGCATGCCCTCTCTCGTCTGCACCTATTCTTGTTGATTTAAACACTGGAAGTACTACAGTTCTCCCAGCTTTTCTGTCTGATAATGGTAACCTCCCTGCTCCTAATACTCGCAATAAATTTTCTGATGGTTCTCCACCTTTTACACCAACTGCTGCAACATTTGACAAGTATGGGGATCTGATATATGTGGGCAATTCCAAGGGAGAGATATTAATTATAGATTCAAAAAGCATCAAGGTACATGCTGTGATTCCCATCCCAGGTGGAACAGTAGTTAAGGATATTGTTTTCAGCAGGGATGGCCGATATCTACTCACAAACTCTAATGATCGGGTGATTAGAGTCTATGATAATCTTCTGCCTGTTAAAGGTTCTGGAGAGGAGATAGAAAAAATAAGCAGTAACAACATTAGCTATGAGAGTCACTACGAGAAGCTAAAAGCAAATGGTGCAAGCTGCCTAGCTATTTCTTGTGAACTTTTGGATGCTATCGCAAAGATACCGTGGAAGGCACCATGCTTTAGTGGTGATAGTGAGTGGATTGTTGGTGCTTCAGCAAGCAAAGGAGAGCACAGATTGTGCATATGGAACCGATCAGGACGTCTTGTAAAAATCCTTGAAGGTCCAAAGGAAGCTCTTATTGATATTGCTTGGCATCCAGTAGATCCTACAATTGTTTCAGTGTCTGTAGCAGGCTTAGCATACATTTGGGCCAAGGAACATGTAGAGAATTGGAGTGCATTTGCTCCTGATTTTGTAGAATTAGAAGAAAACGAAGAGTATGTTGAACGAGAGGATGAGTTTGACTTAAATGCATATGTAGAAAAG GCTGAAGAACAACTGGTAAACGAGGATGAGTATGTCGATATtgagacatatgataaaaacTCAACGTTCAGTGATTTGGATGATAGCAGTAGCACAACGATGGAGCTCATCTACTTGGCAGCTATTCCTATCCCAGACACTCCCGATGAGCAGCCCGACAAATGCCTTGGAAGTTCATCGAAGTTGGAGGACAGCAATCATTCTGATTCCCCATCCTCATTGGATGCTGTACAGAATGGACAAGCGATTCCTCCAGCATCTAGTCCAATGGAAG TGGATAATTCTACTGCTGAAGAACCAGCTGAAGCCGCGAACTCaaagaggaggcggaggctgtCGGCTAAGGGCCTCGAGCTGCAGCAAGCCGAGAAGGGCAAAAAACCAACAACAAAGAATAAGTCCAACGGCAAGTCCCCAGGGTCCAATGGCAAGCAATTGGAGCCTGCTAACGGGAACAGCTCTGCTGTTGATGATGAAGCCACCGAAGACGATGAGATCTGA
- the LOC127767686 gene encoding metal transporter Nramp2: protein MASRDLAESLLPVGGGAATATATAHDEYDERAYDSDDKVSIAVSDSDSEDGGGGGGDAMRPAFSWRKLWRFTGPGFLMCIAFLDPGNLEGDLQAGAAAGYQLLWLLLWATVMGALVQLLSARLGVATGKHLAELCREEYPPWATRALWAMTELALVGADIQEVIGSAIAIKILSAGTVPLWGGVVITAFDCFIFLFLENYGVRKLEAFFGVLIAVMAVSFAIMFGETKPSGKELLIGLVVPKLSSRTIKQAVGIVGCIIMPHNVFLHSALVQSRKIDTNKKSRVQEAVFYYNIESILALIVSFFINICVTTVFAKGFYGSEQADGIGLENAGQYLQQKYGTAFFPILYIWAIGLLASGQSSTITGTYAGQFVMGGFLNLRLKKWLRAMITRSFAIIPTMIVALFFDTEDPTMDILNEALNVLQSIQIPFALIPLITLVSKEQVMGSFVVGPITKVISWIVTVFLMLINGYLILSFYATEVRGALVRSSLCAVLAVYLAFIVYLIVRNTSLYSRLRSAMTKST from the exons ATGGCGTCGCGCGACCTCGCCGAGAGCCTCCTCCCCgtggggggcggcgccgccaccgccaccgccaccgcccacgaCGAGTACGACGAGCGCGCGTACGACTCCGACGACAAGGTCTCCATCGCCGTCTCGGACTCCGActcggaggacggcggcggcggcggcggcgacgccatgcGCCCGGCCTTCTCGTGGCGCAAGCTGTGGCGGTTCACGGGGCCCGGGTTCCTCATGTGCATCGCGTTCCTCGACCCGGGGAACCTGGAGGGCGACCTgcaggccggcgccgcggcggggtaCCAGCTGCTGTGGCTGCTGCTGTGGGCGACGGTCATGGGCGCCCTGGTGCAGCTGCTCTCCGCGCGGCTCGGGGTCGCCACGGGGAAGCACCTCGCCGAGCTCTGCAGGGAGGAGTACCCGCCCTGGGCCACGCGCGCGCTCTGGGCCATGACCGAGCTCGCGCTCGTCGGCGCGGACATCCAGGAGGTGATTGGCAGCGCGATTGCCATCAAGATCCTCTCCGCTGGCACCGTCCCGCTCTGGGGCGGCGTCGTCATCACCGCGTTCGATTG CTTCATCTTTTTATTCCTGGAGAACTATGGAGTGAGAAAATTGGAAGCATTTTTCGGAGTCCTGATTGCAGTCATGGCAGTATCATTTGCAATTATGTTTGGTGAAACAAAGCCAAGTGGCAAGGAGCTTCTGATTG GTTTGGTGGTTCCAAAGTTGAGTTCAAGGACAATCAAACAAGCAGTTGGAATTGTGGGCTGCATAATCATGCCCCACAATGTCTTCTTGCACTCAGCACTAGTGCAGTCAAGGAAGATTGACACAAACAAGAAATCCCGTGTTCAAGAAGCAGTGTTCTATTACAACATTGAGTCCATTCTTGCCCTCATTGTCTCGTTCTTTATTAACATCTGTGTCACAACAGTTTTTGCGAAAGGATTTTATGGATCTGAACAAGCTGATGGCATAGGTCTTGAGAATGCTGGACAGTACTTACAGCAGAAATATGGGACTGCATTCTTTCCTATACTGTATATCTGGGCTATTGGGCTGTTAGCATCTGGACAGAGTAGCACTATTACTGGCACATATGCAGGCCAATTTGTTATGGGAGGCTTCCTTAATCTTCGGTTGAAGAAGTGGTTAAGAGCAATGATTACTCGAAGCTTTGCAATTATTCCAACTATGATTGTGGCTTTATTTTTTGACACGGAGGATCCTACAATGGACATTCTGAATGAGGCACTCAATGTTCTTCAATCCATACAGATACCATTTGCACTGATTCCTCTCATCACACTCGTCTCAAAGGAGCAAGTCATGGGATCATTTGTGGTTGGTCCTATCACAAAA GTGATTAGCTGGATTGTTACAGTATTCTTGATGCTCATCAATGGGTATCTTATACTGTCCTTCTATGCCACTGAAGTCCGGGGAGCATTGGTTCGGTCAAGCTTGTGCGCTGTATTGGCAGTTTACCTTGCATTCATCGTCTATCTTATCGTGCGAAATACCTCACTGTATTCTCGCCTCCGCTCAGCAATGACAAAGAGCACATGA